From one Cupriavidus sp. P-10 genomic stretch:
- a CDS encoding NCS2 family permease, producing the protein MIEQPYPSSATEADAARPNVPEVRNRLDAYFEITARGSTQRKEVVAGITTFMAMVYAVFVVPGMLGKAGFDTSAVFVAVCLTTAFGSLLMGLWAKLPIAIGCAISLTAFMAFGLVLGQGLSPAVALGAVFLMGLIFTAISVTGVRSWILRNLPAGVAHGTGIGIGLFLLLIASNEVGLVVKNAHAGLPVSLGKITSFPVVMSVLGLAAIFGLERRKVPGGILLVIIAISALGLAFDPAVKFTGVFALPSLSAPGHASLIGAMDVRGALSAAVLPSVLALVMTAVFDATGTIRAVAGQAGQLNAAGHIHNGGRALTADSVSSIFSGFFGGAPAAAYIESTVGVAAGAKTGLTAVVVGLLFVAVMFFSPLAALVPSYATAPALMYVGLLMLSSVSRLHMDDMVDAMAGLVCAVFIVLTCNIVTGIMLGFCTLVVGRVIAGEWRKLNVGTVAIAAVLAAFYAGGWAI; encoded by the coding sequence ATGATCGAGCAGCCCTATCCGTCGTCAGCGACGGAAGCCGATGCGGCACGCCCCAACGTCCCCGAGGTCCGAAACCGGCTCGACGCCTATTTTGAGATCACCGCACGCGGCAGCACCCAGCGCAAGGAAGTGGTGGCGGGTATCACCACCTTCATGGCAATGGTCTACGCGGTCTTCGTCGTGCCCGGCATGCTGGGCAAGGCCGGCTTCGACACCAGCGCGGTTTTTGTCGCGGTGTGCCTGACCACAGCCTTCGGCTCGCTGCTGATGGGCCTGTGGGCCAAGCTGCCGATCGCGATCGGATGCGCCATTTCGCTGACTGCGTTCATGGCCTTCGGCCTGGTGCTCGGCCAGGGCCTGTCGCCGGCAGTCGCGCTTGGCGCCGTGTTCCTGATGGGCCTGATCTTCACCGCGATCTCGGTGACCGGGGTGCGTTCCTGGATCCTGCGCAACCTGCCGGCAGGCGTGGCGCATGGCACGGGCATCGGCATCGGCCTGTTCCTGCTGCTGATCGCCTCCAATGAAGTCGGTTTGGTGGTCAAGAACGCCCACGCCGGCCTGCCGGTCTCGCTGGGCAAGATCACTTCGTTCCCGGTGGTGATGTCGGTGCTCGGCCTGGCCGCAATCTTCGGCCTGGAGCGACGCAAGGTGCCGGGCGGCATCCTGCTGGTGATCATCGCGATCTCGGCGTTGGGCCTGGCCTTCGATCCGGCGGTGAAGTTCACCGGAGTGTTCGCGCTGCCGTCGCTGAGCGCACCGGGTCACGCCTCGCTGATCGGCGCCATGGACGTGCGCGGCGCGCTGTCCGCGGCGGTGCTGCCGAGCGTGCTGGCGCTGGTGATGACTGCCGTGTTCGACGCCACCGGCACCATCCGCGCCGTGGCCGGACAGGCCGGGCAGCTCAATGCCGCCGGCCATATCCACAATGGCGGGCGGGCGCTGACGGCGGACTCGGTCAGCTCGATCTTCTCGGGCTTCTTTGGCGGCGCACCGGCAGCGGCCTATATCGAATCGACCGTCGGCGTGGCCGCGGGCGCCAAGACCGGCCTGACCGCCGTGGTGGTGGGCCTGCTGTTCGTGGCGGTGATGTTCTTCTCGCCGCTGGCGGCGCTGGTGCCGTCGTACGCCACCGCGCCGGCGCTGATGTACGTGGGCCTGCTGATGCTGTCCAGCGTCAGCCGCCTGCATATGGACGACATGGTCGACGCCATGGCCGGCCTGGTCTGCGCGGTGTTTATCGTGCTGACCTGCAATATCGTCACCGGCATCATGCTGGGATTCTGCACCCTGGTGGTGGGCCGCGTAATCGCCGGCGAATGGCGCAAGCTCAATGTCGG